From the genome of Fusobacterium varium, one region includes:
- the mscS_1 gene encoding Small-conductance mechanosensitive channel — MSRNRIDPGAKQFSKSFIKLGLYIIFFLFGLLVFGFKEQSIITMISAVGLGVGISLKGFLSNFAGGVVILFTRPFTVGEYIEVNGAFGEVYKIDVFSTHINTLDSKRVIIPNNVMINSNVINHDANEYRRIKLTVPVAYECDQNKAVEVLERISKTFEGLETERKSFINIMSYGDSSVNIYFIVWARREHYYSTRSRLMAYIIKVFNEENIEIPYNKLEVNLKN, encoded by the coding sequence GTGTCAAGGAATAGAATTGATCCTGGGGCAAAACAATTCAGTAAATCCTTTATTAAATTAGGATTATATATTATATTTTTTCTGTTTGGACTTCTCGTATTTGGATTTAAAGAACAATCAATTATAACAATGATAAGTGCAGTAGGTCTTGGAGTAGGTATTTCACTCAAAGGATTTCTCTCTAATTTTGCTGGAGGAGTGGTAATCTTATTCACAAGACCTTTTACTGTGGGAGAATATATTGAAGTAAATGGAGCTTTTGGTGAAGTTTATAAAATAGATGTGTTTTCAACCCACATAAATACACTGGACAGCAAAAGAGTGATAATTCCAAATAATGTTATGATAAACAGTAATGTAATTAATCATGATGCAAATGAGTACAGAAGAATAAAGCTTACTGTACCTGTAGCTTATGAATGTGATCAAAACAAAGCTGTAGAAGTACTAGAAAGAATAAGTAAAACTTTTGAAGGATTGGAAACTGAAAGAAAAAGTTTTATCAATATAATGAGCTATGGAGATTCTTCAGTAAATATTTATTTTATAGTATGGGCGAGAAGAGAGCATTATTACAGTACAAGAAGCAGGCTTATGGCTTATATTATTAAAGTCTTTAATGAAGAAAATATAGAGATTCCATATAATAAATTAGAAGTAAATTTAAAAAATTAG
- a CDS encoding Uncharacterized BCR, YitT family COG1284 — translation MSNIEKKVLRFLKDYFFITLGCFLYAFAVNYFYVSNHLAEGGVTGIALIIFYLFKTPVGTTYFVINIPLLIVGWKMLGKDFIVKTLYGTAMMSFALDFTSGLNGATDDVLLASLYGGFIGGIGLGIIFMSGGSTGGTDIIARIMTKYRGIPVGRAMFILDVVVLSAVAFLFGKEIFMYTLIAAMVLTKTIDFLQEGLDKAKAVTIISRKAEELRVKIMDETGRGVTILDGSGGYTRDSFDIIYCVVSKFQIVKLKRIVRDIDPEAFLTITDVSEVLGEGFKELDKE, via the coding sequence GTGAGTAACATAGAAAAAAAAGTTTTAAGATTCTTAAAGGATTATTTTTTTATAACATTAGGGTGCTTTTTATATGCTTTTGCAGTAAATTATTTTTATGTAAGCAATCATTTAGCTGAGGGAGGAGTTACAGGAATAGCTCTTATTATTTTCTATCTTTTTAAAACACCAGTAGGAACAACTTATTTTGTAATAAACATTCCTTTATTAATAGTAGGTTGGAAAATGCTGGGAAAAGATTTTATAGTAAAAACTCTTTATGGAACAGCTATGATGTCTTTTGCATTAGATTTTACTTCAGGATTAAACGGTGCTACAGATGATGTACTTTTAGCTTCTCTTTATGGAGGTTTTATAGGTGGAATTGGATTAGGAATAATATTTATGTCTGGTGGGTCTACTGGAGGAACAGATATTATAGCTAGAATAATGACAAAATATAGAGGAATACCAGTAGGAAGAGCTATGTTTATATTAGATGTAGTAGTACTATCAGCAGTGGCATTTTTATTTGGAAAAGAAATATTTATGTATACTTTGATAGCTGCTATGGTACTGACTAAAACTATAGATTTTCTGCAAGAAGGATTGGATAAAGCTAAAGCTGTAACTATAATTTCTCGAAAAGCAGAAGAATTAAGGGTTAAAATTATGGACGAAACAGGAAGAGGAGTAACGATATTAGATGGTTCTGGAGGATACACAAGAGATTCTTTTGATATAATATATTGTGTTGTAAGTAAATTCCAGATAGTAAAATTGAAAAGAATAGTAAGGGATATTGATCCTGAAGCTTTTCTTACTATAACTGATGTGTCAGAAGTCTTAGGAGAAGGATTTAAAGAACTTGACAAAGAATGA